In Pseudomonas asiatica, the following are encoded in one genomic region:
- the ampC gene encoding class C beta-lactamase: MPLSRLAALAAAITLTLGYSAAQADDQLQAKVDQIIRPLMQEQGITGMAVAVYARNHAYYFSYGVASKADNVPVSRDTLFEIGSLSKTYTATLAALASAEGKLDLDAPAKRYHPALAGAPIGDASVLELGAYSADCLPLQFPDAVQTAQQVVDFFRHWQPRAKPGTQRCYSNPSLGLFGDLAARAQHQPFSTLMSEGLLKQMGLENTYLQVPASAQGLYAQGYDSADKPVRVGPGPYADEAYGIKTSASDLLRYVRLHMQPERLPPALAQATAITQRGYFQVGAMTQGLGWERYPYPVTLATLIDGNGPQLIREPQATTRLQPALPPLPAAWYNKTGSTNGFGAYAAFVPAEQLAVVLLANRNYPNEARVRAAFDILSGL; the protein is encoded by the coding sequence ATGCCCCTCTCCCGCCTGGCTGCACTTGCAGCCGCCATCACTCTCACCCTGGGCTACAGTGCCGCCCAGGCCGACGACCAGTTGCAGGCCAAGGTCGACCAGATCATCCGCCCGCTGATGCAAGAGCAAGGCATCACCGGCATGGCCGTGGCTGTCTATGCTCGCAACCACGCGTACTACTTCAGCTATGGCGTGGCCAGCAAGGCCGACAATGTGCCGGTCAGCCGCGACACGCTGTTCGAGATCGGTTCGCTGAGCAAGACCTACACCGCCACCCTGGCCGCACTGGCCAGTGCCGAAGGCAAGCTGGACCTCGATGCCCCGGCCAAGCGCTATCACCCGGCCCTTGCCGGCGCCCCCATCGGCGACGCAAGCGTGCTGGAGCTGGGCGCCTATAGTGCCGACTGCCTGCCGTTGCAGTTCCCGGATGCGGTGCAGACGGCGCAGCAGGTGGTCGATTTCTTCCGTCACTGGCAACCCCGCGCCAAACCCGGCACCCAGCGCTGCTACTCGAACCCCAGCCTGGGCTTGTTCGGTGACCTGGCCGCCCGAGCGCAGCATCAGCCATTTTCCACGCTGATGAGCGAGGGCCTGCTGAAACAGATGGGCCTGGAAAACACCTATCTGCAGGTCCCGGCCAGCGCCCAGGGGTTGTATGCCCAGGGCTACGACAGTGCCGACAAGCCGGTGCGTGTCGGCCCCGGCCCTTACGCCGACGAAGCCTACGGCATCAAGACCAGCGCCAGCGACCTGCTGCGCTATGTGCGCCTGCACATGCAGCCGGAGCGGCTGCCACCGGCGCTGGCACAAGCCACGGCCATCACCCAGCGGGGCTACTTCCAGGTCGGCGCCATGACCCAGGGCCTGGGCTGGGAGCGTTACCCCTACCCGGTCACGCTGGCCACACTGATCGATGGCAACGGCCCGCAGCTAATCCGTGAACCGCAGGCAACCACACGCTTGCAACCAGCCCTGCCGCCGCTGCCGGCAGCCTGGTACAACAAGACCGGCTCGACCAATGGCTTCGGCGCCTACGCCGCGTTCGTGCCCGCCGAACAACTGGCCGTGGTGTTGCTGGCCAACCGAAACTACCCGAACGAAGCCCGGGTGCGCGCAGCCTTCGACATTCTCTCCGGGCTGTAG
- a CDS encoding TetR/AcrR family transcriptional regulator, which produces MRYTNEHKQQTRERLLASSGALAKRGGFSSTGVAGLMKAIGLTGGAFYNHFPSKDDLFTEVVRQELCNSPLARLANQGASRERLGRCLQQYLSLAHLHNPEGGCPLPPLGVEIARAEAPVRAVAEHWLVELHQAWSATLEDSELAWVLISQCVGALLVGRMLATESVQSQVLEASRHFVEKALHEAD; this is translated from the coding sequence ATGCGCTACACCAACGAGCACAAGCAGCAAACCCGCGAGCGGCTGCTGGCCAGCAGCGGCGCGCTGGCCAAACGCGGGGGTTTTTCCAGCACTGGCGTAGCCGGGCTGATGAAGGCGATCGGCCTGACCGGCGGCGCCTTCTACAACCACTTCCCATCCAAGGACGACCTGTTCACCGAGGTAGTGCGACAGGAACTGTGCAACAGCCCGCTGGCGCGCCTGGCCAACCAGGGCGCCAGTCGCGAACGCCTGGGCCGTTGCCTGCAGCAGTACCTGAGCCTGGCTCACCTGCACAATCCCGAAGGTGGCTGCCCGCTGCCGCCATTGGGGGTGGAGATTGCCCGGGCCGAAGCACCCGTGCGCGCCGTGGCCGAGCATTGGCTGGTGGAGCTGCACCAGGCCTGGAGCGCGACCCTGGAAGACAGCGAATTGGCCTGGGTGCTGATCAGCCAGTGCGTCGGTGCCTTGCTGGTCGGGCGCATGCTGGCCACGGAAAGCGTGCAGTCGCAGGTACTGGAGGCCAGCCGCCACTTTGTCGAGAAGGCCCTGCATGAAGCGGATTAG
- a CDS encoding O-acetylserine/cysteine exporter: MPLKDLLIALVVIVAWGVNFVVIKVGLDGLPPMLLGALRFLLVAFPAILLVKRPKLPWRWLIAYGATISLGQFAFLFQAMYSGMPPGLASLILQSQAFFTLGFAALFLGERLRLASVLGLLVAASGLALIGSEDGGHVPMLALVLTLCAGAMWGMGNIITRRFGSVDLVALVIWGGLIPPLPFLALSWWLEGPERIGHAIANIIWSSVLALAYLAFVATMLGYSLWSKLLSRHPAGKVAPFSLLVPVIGLSSSALLLGERLTATQGWGALLVMAGLLVNVFGARLGRRLRAVSA; encoded by the coding sequence ATGCCACTCAAGGATCTGCTCATCGCCCTGGTGGTGATTGTCGCCTGGGGAGTCAACTTCGTGGTCATCAAGGTTGGCCTCGATGGGTTGCCGCCGATGTTGCTGGGGGCATTGCGCTTCTTGCTGGTGGCATTCCCGGCGATCTTGCTGGTCAAGCGGCCGAAGTTGCCCTGGCGCTGGCTGATCGCCTACGGCGCGACCATTTCGCTGGGCCAGTTCGCTTTCCTGTTCCAGGCCATGTACAGCGGCATGCCGCCAGGGCTGGCCTCGCTGATCCTGCAATCGCAGGCGTTCTTCACCCTCGGCTTCGCCGCGTTGTTCCTCGGCGAGCGGCTGCGCCTGGCCAGCGTGCTGGGGCTGCTGGTGGCCGCCAGCGGCCTGGCGCTTATCGGCAGCGAAGACGGCGGCCATGTACCGATGTTGGCGCTGGTGCTGACCCTGTGTGCCGGCGCCATGTGGGGCATGGGCAACATCATCACCCGGCGCTTTGGCTCGGTTGACCTGGTGGCGCTGGTTATCTGGGGCGGGCTGATCCCGCCACTGCCGTTCCTTGCGTTGTCCTGGTGGCTGGAGGGGCCGGAGCGCATCGGCCACGCCATTGCCAATATCATCTGGAGTTCGGTATTGGCCCTGGCTTACCTGGCGTTTGTCGCCACCATGCTCGGCTACAGCCTGTGGAGCAAGCTGCTGTCGCGCCACCCGGCCGGCAAGGTGGCGCCGTTCTCGCTGCTGGTGCCTGTGATTGGCCTGAGTTCGTCGGCGTTGTTGCTGGGCGAGCGTCTGACTGCGACCCAGGGCTGGGGCGCATTGCTGGTGATGGCAGGGTTGCTGGTGAACGTGTTTGGCGCAAGGCTTGGGCGCCGGTTAAGGGCTGTCAGCGCGTAG
- a CDS encoding NAD(P)/FAD-dependent oxidoreductase, producing MKQILIIGAGFAGLWSALSAARQLDLHGRKDVEVTLLAPQAELHVRPRFYEPDVHTMAAPLQELFDAANVRFVQGTAFHIDEAARRVGYRTRSGTQCTLPYDRLIMACGSVLNRPDMVGIEHVFDVDKLDSAARLETHLKSLANLPDTPARNTVVVAGGGFTGIETGTELPARLREILGEDAALRVVVVDRGARIGAALGDGIRPAIEQASEALGVEWICGATVASVDPAGVVLDNGQRIDASTVIWTVGFKANPLTEQISGERDRQGRLHVDGNLKVKGNDAVYAAGDVAYAACDEAGNHAVMSCQHAIPLGRHAGNNAAAELIGVAPKTYSQPKYVTCLDLGAWGAVYTEGWQRTVSPPEDKAEAKVLKAQINTVWIYPPAAERAAALAAADPAIPVA from the coding sequence ATGAAGCAGATCCTGATCATAGGCGCGGGCTTTGCCGGCCTGTGGAGCGCGCTCAGCGCCGCCCGCCAGCTTGACCTCCATGGCCGCAAGGATGTCGAGGTCACCTTGCTTGCACCCCAGGCCGAGCTGCATGTGCGCCCGCGCTTCTACGAACCCGACGTACATACCATGGCCGCGCCGTTGCAGGAGCTGTTCGATGCCGCCAACGTCCGCTTCGTGCAGGGCACGGCCTTTCATATAGATGAAGCGGCCCGCCGTGTGGGCTATCGCACCCGCAGCGGAACCCAATGCACCCTGCCCTACGACCGCCTGATCATGGCCTGCGGCAGCGTGCTCAACCGGCCCGACATGGTCGGCATCGAGCATGTGTTCGATGTCGACAAGCTCGACAGCGCCGCGCGCCTGGAAACCCACCTGAAGTCACTGGCCAACCTGCCCGACACACCGGCGCGCAATACCGTGGTGGTGGCCGGTGGAGGTTTTACCGGCATCGAGACCGGCACCGAACTGCCGGCCCGCCTGCGCGAAATCCTCGGCGAGGACGCAGCGTTGCGCGTGGTGGTGGTCGACCGTGGGGCGAGGATTGGCGCGGCCCTGGGTGACGGCATCCGCCCCGCCATCGAGCAGGCCTCCGAGGCCCTGGGCGTGGAGTGGATCTGTGGCGCCACGGTAGCCTCGGTCGACCCTGCCGGCGTGGTGCTGGACAACGGCCAGCGCATCGACGCCAGCACGGTGATCTGGACCGTGGGCTTCAAGGCCAACCCGCTCACCGAACAGATCAGTGGCGAGCGCGACCGCCAGGGCCGCTTGCATGTCGATGGCAATCTCAAGGTGAAAGGCAATGATGCCGTGTACGCGGCGGGTGATGTGGCCTACGCCGCCTGCGACGAGGCTGGCAATCATGCGGTGATGTCCTGCCAGCATGCGATTCCGCTGGGGCGTCATGCGGGCAACAATGCGGCGGCCGAGCTGATTGGCGTGGCACCGAAGACCTACAGCCAGCCCAAGTACGTGACCTGCCTGGACCTTGGGGCCTGGGGGGCGGTGTATACCGAAGGGTGGCAACGCACGGTGTCGCCACCGGAGGACAAGGCCGAAGCCAAGGTTTTGAAGGCGCAGATCAATACCGTGTGGATCTATCCACCGGCGGCCGAACGTGCTGCGGCGCTGGCAGCGGCTGACCCGGCTATTCCAGTGGCCTGA
- a CDS encoding eCIS core domain-containing protein, producing the protein MKRISLLLGLLLSLPALAEQACPPGQYQVCLMGCFCAPIDPGQAGQIFKDVEVLASSSLTYALQQARDEATASGVEPIPLHIRAQLEPWYDFAVLDAARFRVGDEQQMSAANALLQNPDVNAVTLIDTIIFRRPADAEDNVALWAHELKHVQQYQQLGVEEFARRYTRNYDDLEAPAYKIEAEVGKALRERGSGQAR; encoded by the coding sequence ATGAAGCGGATTAGTCTATTGCTGGGGCTACTGCTGAGCTTGCCTGCACTCGCCGAACAGGCCTGCCCGCCAGGGCAATACCAGGTGTGCCTGATGGGATGTTTCTGTGCGCCCATCGACCCCGGCCAGGCCGGGCAGATTTTCAAGGACGTGGAAGTACTGGCTTCGTCCAGCCTGACCTACGCCTTGCAGCAGGCCCGCGACGAAGCCACCGCCAGCGGCGTCGAGCCGATCCCGTTGCATATCCGTGCGCAACTAGAACCCTGGTACGACTTTGCCGTGCTCGACGCGGCGCGCTTCCGGGTGGGTGACGAACAGCAGATGAGCGCGGCCAATGCGCTGCTGCAGAACCCCGATGTGAACGCCGTGACGCTGATCGACACGATCATCTTCCGCCGCCCCGCCGACGCCGAGGACAACGTGGCGTTGTGGGCACATGAGCTCAAGCATGTGCAGCAGTATCAGCAGCTGGGTGTAGAAGAGTTCGCCCGGCGCTACACGCGCAACTACGACGACCTGGAAGCGCCGGCCTACAAGATCGAGGCCGAGGTAGGCAAGGCGCTGCGCGAGCGTGGTTCAGGGCAGGCCAGATAA
- a CDS encoding bile acid:sodium symporter family protein yields the protein MKYLRMLFDNFTLALLGVVLIATVLPCSGDGAVYFGWLTNLAIGLLFFLHGAKLSREAIIAGAGHWRLHLLVFSCTFVLFPLLGLAFKPLFVPLVGNELYLGVLYLCALPATVQSAIAFTSLARGNVPAAICSAAASSLLGIFLTPLLVMMLLGASGDTGSGLDAVLKITLQLLVPFVAGQVARRWIGAWVKRNARWLKVVDQGSILLVVYTAFSEAVVTGLWHTVSPQHLAGLFAVCGILLAVVLYGTRLLGKLLGFDLEDRITILFAGSKKSLATGVPMAQVLFVGSGIGAMILPLMLFHQIQLMVCAVLAQRYASREQVAEEASAAS from the coding sequence ATGAAGTATTTGCGCATGTTATTCGACAATTTCACCCTGGCCTTGCTCGGGGTGGTGCTGATTGCCACCGTGCTGCCTTGCTCGGGCGACGGCGCAGTGTATTTTGGTTGGCTGACCAACCTGGCCATCGGCCTGCTGTTCTTTCTGCACGGCGCCAAGCTGTCGCGCGAGGCGATCATTGCCGGAGCGGGGCACTGGCGCCTGCACTTGCTGGTGTTCTCCTGCACCTTCGTGCTGTTCCCGCTGCTGGGCCTGGCGTTCAAGCCACTGTTCGTGCCGCTGGTGGGCAACGAACTTTACCTGGGCGTGCTCTACCTGTGTGCCTTGCCGGCTACCGTGCAGTCGGCCATCGCCTTCACTTCGCTGGCGCGTGGTAACGTGCCGGCGGCCATTTGCAGTGCGGCGGCATCCAGCCTGCTGGGTATCTTCCTCACGCCGTTGCTGGTAATGATGTTGCTGGGGGCCAGCGGTGATACCGGTTCTGGTCTGGATGCGGTGCTGAAGATCACCCTGCAGCTGCTGGTGCCGTTCGTGGCCGGGCAGGTCGCCCGGCGCTGGATCGGTGCCTGGGTCAAGCGCAATGCGCGCTGGCTCAAGGTGGTGGACCAGGGTTCGATCCTGCTGGTGGTCTACACCGCGTTCAGCGAGGCGGTGGTCACCGGGCTGTGGCACACGGTATCGCCGCAGCACCTGGCCGGGTTGTTTGCCGTGTGCGGAATCTTGTTGGCGGTGGTGTTGTACGGTACCCGGCTGCTCGGCAAGCTGCTGGGCTTTGACCTGGAGGACCGCATTACCATCCTGTTCGCCGGTTCGAAGAAGAGCCTGGCTACCGGGGTGCCAATGGCGCAGGTGCTGTTCGTCGGCAGTGGCATTGGCGCGATGATCCTGCCGCTGATGCTGTTCCACCAGATTCAGCTGATGGTCTGTGCAGTGCTGGCGCAACGTTATGCCAGCCGTGAGCAGGTGGCTGAAGAAGCTTCGGCGGCGTCCTGA
- a CDS encoding class II aldolase/adducin family protein, whose amino-acid sequence MTTTEQSLRQELAACYRLIAHFRMSDLIFTHISLRLPGPEHHFLINPYGLLFDEIMASSLVKIDLQGRPVEATPHPVNPAGFVIHSAIHAAREDARCVLHTHTRAGCAVAALECGLLPLNQMSMEFYGKVAYHAYEGIALDMDEQRRLVADLGDKPVMILRNHGLLTTGRSVAEAFLRMYYLEKACEIQLAAQSAGQVILPPAEVCAHTERQFNEPGRGLKQGELADPDALQLAWAALLRMLEKVAPGYRS is encoded by the coding sequence ATGACCACAACGGAACAAAGCCTGCGCCAGGAGCTGGCCGCCTGCTATCGGCTGATCGCCCATTTCCGCATGAGCGACCTGATCTTCACCCATATTTCCCTGCGCCTGCCGGGGCCGGAGCACCACTTCCTGATCAATCCGTACGGCTTGCTGTTCGATGAGATCATGGCCTCCAGCCTGGTGAAGATCGACCTGCAGGGCCGGCCGGTTGAAGCGACGCCGCACCCGGTCAACCCGGCCGGTTTCGTCATCCACAGCGCCATCCATGCTGCCCGCGAGGATGCCCGCTGTGTGTTGCACACCCACACCCGGGCAGGTTGTGCGGTGGCGGCGCTGGAATGTGGGCTGCTACCGCTCAACCAGATGTCCATGGAGTTTTATGGCAAGGTGGCATACCACGCCTATGAAGGGATTGCGCTGGACATGGATGAGCAGCGAAGGCTGGTAGCCGACCTAGGCGACAAGCCGGTGATGATCCTGCGCAACCATGGCCTGCTGACCACTGGGCGCAGCGTGGCCGAAGCATTCCTGCGCATGTACTACCTGGAGAAGGCGTGCGAGATCCAGTTGGCGGCACAGAGTGCCGGGCAGGTGATTTTGCCGCCGGCCGAAGTGTGCGCGCATACCGAGCGGCAGTTCAATGAGCCTGGACGAGGGTTGAAACAGGGCGAACTGGCGGATCCGGATGCGTTGCAGCTGGCATGGGCGGCACTGTTGCGGATGCTGGAAAAGGTCGCACCTGGATACCGGAGCTGA
- a CDS encoding helix-turn-helix domain-containing protein yields MSQLPQPPASEAGGAAPQFLGSRIRGLRKRRGMTLAELAAHSELTAGYISQLERNLSYPSIPALFNIARSLGVTIQWFFASEAITAPEDQGYVVRRNSRLSVHYEDGIVDQLLTPQPNRQLEILHSRFPPGSYSQQSYSHDGEEAGYILSGSFELWVGERHFQLGEGDSFSFSSQEPHRYGNPGEVDAVVIWVITPPTF; encoded by the coding sequence ATGAGCCAACTCCCCCAGCCCCCCGCCAGCGAAGCCGGGGGCGCCGCGCCGCAGTTTCTCGGCAGCCGCATTCGCGGCCTGCGCAAGCGCCGTGGCATGACCCTGGCGGAGCTGGCCGCGCACAGTGAGCTGACCGCCGGCTACATCAGCCAGCTGGAGCGCAACCTCTCCTATCCATCGATTCCGGCGCTGTTCAACATCGCCCGCAGCCTGGGGGTGACCATCCAGTGGTTCTTCGCCAGCGAAGCCATCACTGCGCCCGAAGACCAGGGCTATGTGGTACGACGCAACAGCCGCCTGAGCGTGCATTACGAAGACGGTATCGTCGATCAACTGCTCACGCCCCAGCCCAACCGTCAGCTGGAAATCCTGCATTCGCGCTTCCCTCCGGGCAGCTACAGCCAACAGAGCTACAGCCACGACGGTGAAGAGGCCGGCTACATCCTTAGCGGCAGCTTCGAGCTGTGGGTGGGCGAGCGGCATTTCCAGCTGGGTGAAGGAGACAGTTTCAGCTTCTCGAGCCAGGAACCGCACCGCTACGGCAACCCCGGTGAAGTCGATGCCGTGGTGATCTGGGTGATCACGCCGCCAACATTCTGA
- a CDS encoding YbjQ family protein, whose translation MIISTTSQLEGRPIAEYLGVVSSESVQGINFVRDFFARFRDFFGGRSQTLESALRQAREQATEELKARARQLQADAVVGVDFEISMPSVQGGMVVVFATGTAVRLK comes from the coding sequence ATGATCATTTCAACCACCAGCCAGCTCGAAGGCCGCCCGATTGCTGAATACCTGGGTGTGGTCAGCTCCGAATCGGTGCAGGGCATCAATTTCGTGCGCGATTTCTTTGCACGTTTTCGCGACTTCTTCGGCGGGCGTTCGCAAACCCTGGAAAGCGCACTGCGCCAAGCCCGGGAGCAGGCCACCGAAGAACTGAAGGCGCGGGCACGCCAGTTGCAGGCCGATGCGGTAGTGGGTGTGGATTTCGAGATCAGCATGCCGTCGGTACAGGGCGGCATGGTCGTGGTATTTGCTACCGGTACAGCGGTGCGCCTGAAGTAG
- a CDS encoding oxidoreductase → MQTAFPHLFEALQIRGKRLKNRIMSTGHDTCLPTDNLVNDKLIAYQRARAAGGVGLIVLQVAGVHDSARYTSHVLMATDDACIDGYRQLAEACHEHGTVVLSQLFHPGREIMESADGLLAVAYSASAVPNERFRVMPRALDQAMIDEIVQGYASAARRLHQAGLDGVEVVASHGYLPAQFLNPRVNQRSDGYNGELEQRLRFLREVLAAVRAATDEQFIIGLRISADERDSQGLSEDESQAAAVALQGQLDYLHIVAGTSASLGGAVHIVPPMAIQPAYLAREAGTFKQHLGIPLFVTGRINQPQEAELILARGQADVCGMTRALICDPQMPNKTEHGQVEDVRACIACNQACIGHFHRGLPISCIQRPETGRELQYEQLPPTTRPKRILVAGGGPAGMKAAAVAAARGHQVTLYEAGPQLGGQVLLAQLLPRRSEFGGASTNLQREMALAGVEVVRNTRVDRALVERERPDLVIAATGATPYWPAFERTGDLQVVDAWQILRSEAKPGRSVLVIDWRCDWIGPGIAERLVRDGHQVQLAVNGTHCGESLPLYVRDQLAGELHRLGIPITPYARLYGCDDNTVYLQHTASGEPMIFEGIDTLVLCQGHQPEDRLATELAGLVEVRRIGDCLAPRTAEEAIHDGLTVAWAL, encoded by the coding sequence ATGCAGACCGCCTTCCCTCATCTGTTCGAAGCCTTGCAGATCCGCGGCAAACGCTTGAAGAACCGCATCATGTCCACCGGCCACGACACCTGCCTGCCTACCGACAACCTGGTCAACGACAAGCTCATCGCCTACCAGCGCGCCCGCGCCGCCGGTGGCGTGGGCCTGATCGTGCTGCAGGTGGCCGGGGTGCATGACAGCGCTCGCTACACCTCGCATGTGCTGATGGCCACCGACGATGCCTGCATCGACGGCTACCGCCAGCTTGCCGAGGCCTGCCATGAGCATGGCACCGTGGTGCTGTCACAACTGTTCCACCCCGGGCGGGAGATCATGGAGTCGGCGGACGGTTTGCTGGCGGTGGCCTACTCGGCGTCCGCGGTACCCAATGAACGCTTCCGGGTGATGCCGCGCGCACTGGACCAAGCGATGATCGACGAGATCGTCCAGGGCTATGCCAGCGCTGCCCGCCGCCTGCACCAGGCCGGGCTGGATGGCGTTGAAGTGGTGGCCAGCCATGGCTACCTGCCTGCGCAGTTCCTCAACCCGCGGGTAAACCAGCGCTCGGATGGCTACAACGGTGAGCTGGAGCAGCGCCTGCGGTTCCTGCGCGAAGTGCTGGCCGCCGTACGCGCGGCTACCGACGAACAGTTCATCATCGGCCTGCGCATCAGTGCCGACGAGCGCGACAGCCAAGGGCTGAGCGAGGATGAATCGCAGGCCGCAGCGGTTGCCTTGCAAGGCCAGCTCGACTACCTGCACATCGTTGCCGGGACGTCGGCGTCCCTCGGCGGCGCCGTGCATATCGTGCCGCCGATGGCTATTCAACCGGCCTACCTGGCCCGTGAGGCCGGCACCTTCAAACAACACCTGGGCATCCCGCTGTTCGTCACCGGGCGTATCAACCAGCCCCAGGAAGCCGAACTGATCCTGGCCCGTGGCCAGGCCGACGTCTGCGGCATGACCCGCGCGCTTATATGCGACCCGCAGATGCCCAACAAGACCGAGCATGGCCAGGTCGAAGACGTACGTGCCTGTATCGCCTGCAACCAGGCCTGCATCGGCCATTTCCACCGCGGCCTGCCCATTTCCTGCATCCAGCGACCGGAGACTGGCCGCGAGTTGCAGTACGAGCAACTGCCACCCACCACCCGCCCCAAGCGCATCCTCGTGGCCGGTGGCGGGCCCGCCGGCATGAAAGCCGCCGCCGTGGCCGCTGCGCGCGGGCATCAGGTCACGCTGTACGAGGCTGGCCCGCAGCTCGGTGGCCAGGTGCTGCTGGCCCAGTTGCTGCCACGGCGCAGCGAGTTCGGTGGCGCCAGCACCAACTTGCAACGGGAAATGGCCCTGGCGGGCGTGGAAGTGGTGCGCAACACCCGGGTCGACCGCGCACTGGTCGAACGGGAACGCCCCGACCTGGTGATCGCCGCCACCGGTGCCACCCCCTACTGGCCGGCCTTCGAGCGCACCGGTGATCTACAGGTGGTGGATGCCTGGCAAATACTGCGCAGTGAAGCAAAACCGGGCCGCTCGGTACTGGTGATCGACTGGCGCTGCGACTGGATCGGCCCCGGCATCGCCGAACGCCTGGTACGCGACGGCCACCAGGTGCAGCTGGCGGTCAATGGCACCCATTGCGGCGAAAGCCTGCCGCTGTACGTGCGCGACCAACTGGCCGGCGAGCTGCATCGCCTGGGTATTCCCATCACACCGTATGCCCGCCTGTATGGCTGCGACGACAACACGGTGTACCTGCAGCACACCGCCAGCGGCGAACCGATGATCTTCGAAGGCATCGACACCCTGGTACTGTGCCAGGGCCATCAACCGGAAGACCGCCTGGCAACGGAGCTGGCTGGCCTGGTCGAGGTGCGCCGCATTGGCGACTGCCTGGCGCCGCGTACCGCCGAAGAAGCGATTCACGATGGCCTGACGGTTGCCTGGGCGCTCTGA
- a CDS encoding ABC transporter substrate-binding protein has translation MQVFPRVSSLCAALLAMGLGSAQAAPQMVVVGYGGAGQKAQDESIFKPFSAQDGSKLIQSEYNGEMARIQVMAETGNVDWDVVQIEGPDLMRGCDEGIYEQLDWQRMGHAGELITDAAQACGSAALVWSVAIAYDRSKLAQAPASWADFWDVSKYPGKRGLRKRAVYNLEFALMADGVKVEDVYQVLATPAGVERAFAKLSELKPYIQWWDAGAQPAQWLAAGDVVMTSTYSGRIAVAAQQGSPLAVVWPGSLYGMDYWAIIKGSRHVDQAKRLIAYANQPDTQVRYVQQIPYGPTNTQAAAKLDPSLASWVPTSPQNLQGALAMNVEFWVDHGEELEQRFNAWASK, from the coding sequence ATGCAGGTATTCCCACGTGTAAGCAGCCTTTGCGCAGCGTTGCTGGCCATGGGCCTGGGCAGTGCGCAAGCGGCACCGCAGATGGTCGTGGTCGGCTATGGTGGTGCCGGCCAGAAAGCTCAGGACGAGTCGATCTTCAAACCGTTCAGTGCCCAGGATGGCAGCAAGCTGATCCAGAGTGAGTACAACGGCGAGATGGCACGGATCCAGGTAATGGCCGAGACCGGCAATGTCGACTGGGACGTGGTGCAGATAGAAGGGCCTGACCTGATGCGCGGCTGCGACGAGGGCATCTACGAGCAGCTGGATTGGCAGCGCATGGGCCATGCGGGTGAACTGATTACCGACGCGGCACAAGCCTGTGGCTCGGCCGCGCTGGTATGGAGCGTGGCCATTGCCTATGACCGCAGCAAGCTGGCACAGGCGCCTGCGTCGTGGGCCGACTTCTGGGACGTGAGCAAGTACCCGGGCAAGCGCGGCCTGCGCAAGCGTGCGGTGTACAACCTGGAGTTCGCCCTGATGGCAGATGGGGTGAAGGTCGAGGATGTGTACCAGGTCCTGGCCACCCCGGCAGGGGTCGAGCGTGCCTTTGCCAAGCTCAGCGAGCTCAAGCCGTATATCCAGTGGTGGGACGCCGGCGCCCAACCTGCCCAGTGGCTGGCGGCGGGAGACGTGGTGATGACCTCGACCTATAGCGGGCGCATCGCCGTGGCGGCCCAGCAGGGCAGCCCGCTGGCGGTGGTCTGGCCTGGCAGCCTGTATGGCATGGATTACTGGGCGATCATCAAAGGCTCGCGGCATGTCGACCAGGCCAAGCGGCTGATTGCCTACGCCAACCAGCCGGACACCCAGGTGCGTTATGTGCAGCAGATTCCCTATGGGCCAACCAACACCCAGGCGGCGGCGAAGCTAGACCCGTCCCTGGCCAGCTGGGTGCCTACTTCGCCGCAGAACCTGCAGGGGGCGTTGGCGATGAATGTGGAATTCTGGGTCGACCATGGCGAAGAGCTGGAACAGCGCTTCAATGCGTGGGCCAGCAAATAG